One window of Pyrus communis chromosome 12, drPyrComm1.1, whole genome shotgun sequence genomic DNA carries:
- the LOC137711320 gene encoding monocopper oxidase-like protein SKU5: MPSLSFLTVLLIHIGLFVSFSSAEDPNIFYNFEVSYITASPLGVPQQVIAINGKFPGPTINVTTNNNVIVNVRNKLDENLLMTWAGIQQRHSSWQDGVLGTNCPILPKWNWTYNFQVKDQVGSFFYFPSLNMQRASGGFGGFIINNRAVIPIPFANPDGDITILIGDWYTKNHTALRKMLDEGKDLGMPDGVLINGKGPYQYNTTLVPDGIEYETLEVHPGKTYRLRIHNVGISTTLNFRIQNHNLLLAESEGSYTVQQNYTSLDIHVGQSYSFLVTMDQNASSDYYIVASARFVNESNWKRVTGVGILHYTNSKGKAAGPLPVGPQDEFDKTYSMNQARSIRWNVSASGARPNPQGSFRYGSINVTDVYVLKNKPPVMINGKRRATLSGISFKNPSTPIRLADWFKVKNAYTLDFPKRPLTGAPKLETSVINATFRGFIEIILQNNDTKMQSYHVDGYAFFVVGMDYGEWTENSRGTYNKWDGIARSTIQVYPGAWSAILISLDNVGIWNIRTENLDSWYLGQETYMRVVNLEANNKTELPIPDNSLYCGALNKLQKPQDISSATSITANRSKIFFALLMIIYTLVPFFH; the protein is encoded by the exons ATGCCTTCCCTGAGCTTTTTGACTGTGCTTCTCATCCACATTGGCTTGTTTGTGAGCTTTTCTTCTGCTGAGGATCCAAATATTTTCTATAACTTTGAGGTCTCATATATTACTGCTTCTCCTCTCGGTGTCCCTCAACAG GTTATTGCCATTAATGGCAAGTTCCCAGGTCCAACTATTAATGTGACAACTAACAACAATGTCATTGTCAATGTTCGGAACAAATTGGACGAGAATCTCCTCATGACCTG GGCCGGAATTCAGCAACGGCATAGTTCATGGCAAGATGGGGTTCTCGGAACCAACTGTCCAATTCTGCCAAAGTGGAATTGGACTTATAATTTCCAGGTTAAGGATCAGGTTGGGAGCTTCTTTTACTTCCCGTCCCTTAATATGCAGAGAGCGTCTGGAGGATTTGGCGGATTTATTATTAATAACCGGGCTGTAATTCCAATTCCTTTTGCAAACCCGGATGGGGATATTACTATCTTGATTGGTGACTGGTACACAAAGAACCATACG GCTTTGAGGAAGATGCTTGATGAGGGGAAAGACCTTGGGATGCCCGATGGCGTTCTTATCAATGGGAAAGGGCCTTACCAATACAACACTACACTTGTTCCTGATGGCATTGAATATGAAACACTTGAAGTACATCCAG GGAAAACTTACCGTCTTCGCATACACAATGTTGGGATCTCAACTACTCTAAATTTCAGGATCCAGAACCATAATCTGCTTCTAGCAGAGTCAGAGGGCTCATATACAGTGCAACAGAATTATACAAGCTTAGACATACACGTTGGACAATCTTATTCTTTTCTAGTAACCATGGATCAGAATGCAAGTTCTGATTATTACATTGTAGCGAGTGCTAGATTTGTCAACGAGTCAAATTGGAAAAGAGTAACTGGAGTTGGGATCCTGCACTATACTAATTCCAAAGGAAAGGCAGCTGGCCCCCTTCCAGTGGGCCCACAAGATGAATTTGATAAAACATACTCAATGAACCAGGCAAGATCTATCAG ATGGAATGTATCAGCTAGTGGTGCACGTCCTAATCCACAGGGGTCTTTCAGATATGGATCAATCAATGTAACTGATGTTTATGTGTTGAAAAATAAGCCACCTGTAATGATCAATGGGAAACGGCGAGCAACACTCAGTGGAATCTCATTTAAAAATCCTTCCACACCAATCAGGCTAGCTGATTGGTTCAAAGTGAAGAATGCTTATACGCTTGACTTCCCAAAAAGGCCACTTACAGGAGCACCAAAACTGGAAACTTCTGTGATTAATGCAACATTTAGAGGATTTATAGAAATCATACTGCAGAACAACGACACCAAAATGCAGAGCTACCACGTGGATGGATATGCATTCTTTGTTGTCGG GATGGACTACGGTGAGTGGACAGAGAATAGCAGGGGTACATATAATAAATGGGATGGAATAGCCCGGTCCACAATACAG GTTTATCCTGGGGCATGGTCAGCCATCTTGATTTCTCTTGACAATGTTGGAATCTGGAACATTAGAACTGAAAACCTTGACTCATGGTATCTTGGCCAAGAAACTTATATGCGGGTTGTCAATCTGGAAGCGAATAACAAAACTGAGCTGCCCATACCAGACAATTCTCTATATTGTGGTGCCCTCAACAAATTGCAGAA GCCGCAAGATATCTCTTCTGCAACATCAATCACCGCCAATAGATCAAAGATTTTCTTCGCGTTGCTGATGATCATCTACACTTTGGTTCCCTTTTTCCACTAA